The sequence below is a genomic window from Coffea arabica cultivar ET-39 chromosome 8e, Coffea Arabica ET-39 HiFi, whole genome shotgun sequence.
acaaataaaaatctagaaaaagaaTAGGAGGTTGGGAGCTCTCTAAAGAGTCTACAATGTATAGAGACCCAGTGCTCAGCATTAATTATAGCTCAATCATTAAGGGTCTTTGttacttgaaaaatcaaatgAGATATCAATCTGCATCTACAATCCCTTTCCACAACTTCTGTTCCATGTTACAGAAAACATGGAAAAActaaacgagtaaataatgtgTATTTGTGCCTCGTTTAGATTAATTACGTCTACAACTTAGCTCAAAATCTAAAGAAGCAGCCGATGATCTTGTGATGGAAATAAGCTATCCTTAGGCACTTAACACACCATTGGTTATGTTGATGCTAAAAAGTTGAGCAAGTTCCGAAATGATAGATGAAGCCTCACTAAAgtgataaaatattaaataactAAAGTTCTTGGTCTGGTTGGAGTGGGAATATTCAACTTACTTGAAGATGTACTAATAAGGATGAATGTACCCTAGAGCAAGTGTCCAAATACCTAGTACAAATTCAAATAAACGACGGGCATTTTTATCTCTGGTGGAGCTTTCGATGCTTCAGTTAATACTCAAAGAGAGGTAAATTATATTCAAAGAGTCCAGACTGAATCAACTAACCTTGTACTTTAATTATTTATATCGGAGACttaatgggtttttttttttatgaagtgAGACTTGATAAGCTTTATGGGTTTAGGTACAACGGAAGTTAAGTTGATCCAGCAGAGTTGTTATATGCACCCCTTAATTTATTTGACAGGTGACATTATTGTGTCTTTTATGTATCATCATTTGCCCCCAACTCTCAATTTTTATCTAGTAACTATTGAGAATAGTGGAGTACTCAAGGTAGGTGAGGAAAGTACTGCTGGAAGCTCGAGCTTGAATTTATCAGGTACATAACTAAGAAATTGAATCTGCAACATGCTCATTCCTTTTGGAAGCTTGGGGCAGCAGGTCATTCTATAGCAAATTACTCACGTCGCATTAGTATTAAACACAACATGTCACTATATGTGCAAGTCAAATGTATGCAAAGTGCACTTCATATATAATACGATAGTATTCAGAGGGCAAAGGTCACTTGATGCAGTTTCGTTCACTGCCATTGCTATCAGACACAAATACTACGTGATATACAACTGTCTATTATTCTGTGGAATGAAAAGTtatattcttttcctcaatctcAACTATTctgaaagattttgaattttaatttgGTCTAAAAGTAAATTAGATATGAAGCAATGCTAGTTTCATTACTTTTTCTACATAAAGGCTTTCTCAATTTGAAAACTTTAAAATGAAACGACGAGAATGCACTCCATattacacaaaatgaaattaatttgTCAGCAAATTAAAAAGATTAAAATCTAAATTGCTATACACCATCTTATAAGCACTTGaagctcatttcaaattcaggTCTATGCATTAATGCAAATTGATGACAATTTTTATTGGAATGCATCTCACCAATGGAAGAACTTCTAACACGTAATTAACAATACGAGTCTTCCCTAACACGTGAAGAGGGGGTGACTATAATAGGGGTTTGGACGTTCTTTTGCACTCCCCTCAAAAATTTATTCTCATTTTTAGTGTTCACCGTATATTTAACCCCTCACAGGCTCCTGTGGGCTTCCGTGGGTACCCATCCCTATTGTTGTCCCTAGATCAGAGGCCTTTGTTGTCACCAGTAATtgtgttttgttattttgttatgttagtatttatatttgttattttagtcttCATATTTATTACACTACAGTCAATAGTGTACCATGTTGTCACCAAACCTGACAGCAGAAGTCCTTATCCATCATCAATAATTGTTCGTATAATTTGACAGCCACCTGTGCCACAAGCTAACGCTAATTTTGCTGATTCCCTTTCAAGGCTGCGGTAGATTTTCTAAACGTACCTCAAGGAAATAGCATCTACTTGACAGGACAAGATTCCCAAATAGTGGTCCTTGGAAAAATGTTATCAAATAGTTTTGGAACCTCAACCGAAATAGTGAAAAAAGCATATATTGAACGCATTGTttgtaaaagagaaaaaaaaaaagcaaattaaTGATAtgatttctttcaattattAAGAACAACAAATACATTCACCAAattgttttttcaaaaaaaaaaaagcattcaataaatatgttttttttgtcccaaaatgtcactatttcagaatttttttaaaaatatgtttttatTGACACCGATAGGAATTTAACTCTGTTGACAATCCTAGTCTAATATTATAGCGAGTTTCAATGAAATTAGTTTCCACCATGAAAGGTAGGATATAGGTTTGAGAGCTTTCTAAACTAATTAGTTGTTTGATAGTAAAGTTTGGATGCAGATTATTTAACATCCATTAAGTATGTGTGGGGACTTccagtttttttattttttttgtgctTTCCCTTTTGGGGTTGATTGTAATGTACCCTGTCTCATTTTGATCATCTATTACAAACCACCAGAACCTTGTCCATCGTTACTTCAGTCCAGAATTCAGCACATAAATATGTATGTAATAGAGGCCTCCAAGCCTATAAGCAATTGTAGTAGCGAGCGCGGCGGATGCCCCCGCGGTTTCGGGACTGAAAGACGAAGGTCACGCGATAACTGGAATAAAACTGAGTAGCCCGAATCAGTAGTAAAGTTTGAGGCCAGACCTGGGATTGGCCTTCCTCAATGCAAAGGCGTCGGAGAAAGTGATACGAGATTTTGGAGTGTTTAGGCTGCAAGTTTCtagagtttttgtagaaaaaatatATGGCACCGCATGTGACCTACttggataaaaaagtgattaaagaATTGTATTAAAAgaaatatatttcaaaaaagTTTCACGAAAACCAACAACCCAAGCCGAATAAAGTTGGTGGCAGCCGTGCACAAGGTTTCTAGCTATAACAGGTGCGTGAGTTGAAGATTTGGTGAATATTTAATGGGGTAGTTCATTTTTTACTACTAgttgattttgtttttctttttgttaggCTTACCAGTTGATCAGTACTCTAGAATTGGTGCAAAATCCCATTATCAAAAGTTAATTAAATTTGTTTAATACTGTCATTCAATAGTtattgaatttttaaagaagCAGGGAGTATGACAGACGATATATTACAATTTTGGGGggtattttcaaaaaaattacatTGTAACTTTCTATTTGAAAAATACTCTACATGAATCATATGAATTAGATATATTTGGATTTATATgttgagatatttttaaaatttaataatttattggagtatttttttttcaaattttttaaaattttcctcCCTCCTCCTGCATTTGATAAGCAACACCTTTAGAATCTGCAAAACACAGCATTGAATTTTTCAAATAGCATTTACAAGATTTTAAGCCACCATTACCTCCAAAGCTAGTAGATAACCTCAGATAGATAACCAGCAAATAGGTATGTTGTTGAAAATaggagttgaaaaaaaaaaataggtatGTTGTTGGGATCCGGTTCTTCCGCTGTTGCCAGGAGAACCGGATTGTATAGTGGACGATCTGAGATTGACTCGAGCAGGAAGTCATTGGTCCGATCCCGGACTGCCCACTGTACGGACCTGCTCTCCCAACGACTGCAGGACAACCCAACCCAGCCCATGTTGCTGCTACCAAACTGTCTAAGATGTCGGAACTTCTGTTACATTGCTCTGCATACAATGAAAACATGTCGTACTAGATTTTCTAGGTTGTTTTCAGTTTATACAATGTATGGTTGCTCTAAACCTGTACAAAATTTCAATCATGGAGCATTTAATTAATTTGGTGCAGTTCAAAAAATAGTACCCCAGTGTTAGCTTTTGTTGAGCTGCCGACAATCCTGTTGTCGCTGTCTACTGTACTCTACTTGCTAATGCATAATACAGCAATATAAATAACCTATGAATGGTCTCTGAATCTTGACCACGTTGATTCATAATTCATGAACTAACCCAAGTGAGGTACTAAAAAATTGTTACACGTAAATAAAGCTTAAAAAGTACAGATTTCGTGTACCCTAAAGAAGATTCAAGTGATATTGACAAGGCGAACGCCTAATGAtcatattgaagatattcaggGTTGCATTATTCCATAAGAGAAGGAGATGACTGGCAATAATGTCAAGATCACAAGTGCATGGCGTCAAACTAAAAACTCTAGGACTACTTGTATTAAATCAAGTACCAGAActtgctttgtttggattggacattttattaaaaaaataagtttttcatatacaatgCTATAGTAatatacaaataaaaacaacctcaaaaacactaaaaataacttcaaaaataccaaaaacacaaaaaaaatctcaaaaaatataaaaataaccacaaaaaataacataaaaaataatctcatctacattaaaagtttttcatatacgtTACTATagcaaaatattttaaaaatacccccaaaaacagctaatccaaacggatttAGCTAATCTTTTTTTATGCAAAACGATTTTCTTGATCTTATATTTGGCTTGCTTGAGAATTGGTGCTTGCCTCCCCAGTGGTTTTTTTCTTAGATGAACCACAACTGCATTAAgattaaaatcagaaaattacaCTGTCATTAACCAAAggattgtaatttttcaaaaaaaaaaaaaaaaaagaagacgtAGAAAGATCAAGATAATATGACTGAAAATCAAACCATGGACGGATCTAGAAAATTTATCTTGAGGAGGCAAATTTTAACATATAATAAAAGATATTTTAAAGTTGTTGCTGGACAAATTTCTAAAGAACATCTCTAaagattttcaattttctttgggTCTGAAATCCTATTTCTAAAACTTCTAAGAGCAAAACTTTAAATTTCTGAAGAACATcttttcaaaacttcaaaaaaattttctaaaataataaaaaaagaaaatttaaaaaatcaataaCAACCAGACCTTTAAGAATACGAGACTCCAAAAGCATAGGACGGTTTGACTTCTTGCTTTCAACTTTAGCATCTATCAAATCGCTATTCCCGAggcccaaaagaaaaaaaattttcttttggccAAAAAGAAAAGAGCTAGAAATAAGTAGAAAATAGGATGGCTTGTAGGTATAGTTATTAAATTTGACCCGATAAGGAACCTAGTAAAATGATGGGATCAATGGATTACTAGTTGAATAGATGGATCACTGGTTGGATGAATAGTTTActacaaaataattataaatacaaaatattaattttttgtatgcataaaatatataataaaatctTATTAGATACTAACTATTGTACTTAGAAAAATATACAATGAACATATAAACATTAATTAGAAGACTTAATTTCATATATCATATGTTGATGCAAATAAATTGTGTAGTCAAACATAAATTAAAATTGTTTTACTTATTTTCAGAGAAAGAGCatcattttttataattttatttgtttaagaATATAATTTTCTAACTATTCAAATATCGTGAtgtgataataaaatttttagttTGGAATTTTAAAAGATTAATTGATTAATAACAAATAAACAAGttcatttaaaatttaatttaattatcaaataaaaactaagcAAGTGGTAAAATATTATGCATAATTAAATGGAGATCCAATGTTCAACCTTATCAACAGCATATATACATTTTGGTTCAAAAAACCAAAGATCCACAATggtgttaaaaaataaaaaatggtcCAACCAAAAACTGGAAGGGTTTCCGATTGAACCAGTGGATCAAACAAATTTGATCATGTCAACTTTTTATCTAGTCAAACTAGAGGTTCGGCCCAATATGATGAACGGTTCATCAGGTTGAATGATTGAACTGCTAGATTGTGCTGGGTTAATAAATATAGTAGTAGGAGAAGAAAATATCCCGTTTGGAAAGAAAAATGACAGGGATGGGATAATTTGGAATTTAACGTGTTaaggtttttctttaattgctaTTAAGTCTTCTTGCTCTGCTATTTAAATTTATTCTGTCAGACTATCACTATATAATTTAGTGGTAAATTAAgttttatattttgtacaagtGTCAAGCacttaaacacataaaaaaattcaaagcttTCTTATTTTGATATGACAtttaggaatttgatgatttattcgtATTTGAATCGTAAGCGGACAAAAAGGTAGATAAAGTTTGTAGTGTACAAAGAACACAATTGGTATTTACTGATAAAAGTatcaaattttccatttttaagtGCCCCAAATTTCTTACGAGATTTGGCAGTTAATATTGTGCTATATTCCAACTTTTACTCTCTGAGTTGACAATCAAAGATTCCACCTTGTTGATGTATGACTTATTTACCATACTGAGATGTCAAATCCATAGGTCAGATGGATTAGGGTGTTCATCCGCCTGTAATCAAGAAttcggtaaaaaaaaaatttcgtccaagtCGATATCCCATTACCGTCCAAACTTCTATTTGGAAGTTTGGATTTCGGTAATTGGGTTTCAGTCGGAGAATTGGTATTTTGGCTAAATATCCATATTTGCAGTCAAGCACATCATGTACATCCAAATTATAttgtttgagatattttttcacttttaaaacccaaccaaaatatATATGTCTATTTGTGCTCATAAGAGTCAATATAGCAAGTTTTTCACCATCAGTTAGATCTCTATAAAATTCTGCCAGTATTGAACAATTCATATACCTGAATAAATTTTTCTCTCCCTTATGtcggctccgtttggattgtaagttatttgagatattttttaggTTACTTTTTAAGATTGCGTAAATATGAAATAAGCGTTTGGATAGTAAGTAAATCGTGTAAATTAGCGTTTGGACAGGTGCTCATTATTGAATTTAAGCAGGTGACTTTgactttgaaaattttgactttGACTTCGAAAATTTTGACTTTATACTACGTTTACGCTAAACCAATTGCATACTTAATACACAAACGGTACAGATTAATTTAGAAGTTGGAAATCGAGGGCATTTCTAGTACACTCTACACATGGGAAAATAAATTGCCTGGACAATTACAATCCTTTGTAATGCGATGAACACCTAACGGCGGCGTCGCCCCCGTGCTGCGTACATTTGAGTCGCTATGTAGTCTCGTTTAGCTTTCCATTCCGCCAGCTCTGCAGGAGATACGTTTAATGCGAACGGCTGAGGTACTAGCCAACCTATTTCTGGCTCTTCATTTAAGTGCACGTCTTCTGATTCAAACCGTTGAAAATGGGCATCTTCTGGTTGGTGCATCCTTAAAAAGTTGTGCAACGCACAACAAGCAATGACTATACTGATTTGAGTGCTCATATAGAAATTATCTACCGGACCCTTTAACCATTTGAATCTTTTCTTAAGCACACCAAATGTGCGCTCAATGACATTGCGAAGTTGCGAATGTCGAGTATTGAACAAGGCCTTTGCCGGAGATTCGGACCCCACGTTCTTATACGGGGGCATGAAACCTGGAGCATTCTTGTATGCCGCATCAACTAAGTAGTACCGGCCTAATTGACAAAGTTATTCTAATTAATAAACGCGATAAAAAATAGGAGTTGTGGTAATAAAGCATAGCACATGCTTGACTTGAAATATTGGACCCATCACTTACCAGGTTGCGGCAGTGGAAAATCGGACGGATATGCTAATGCTGACTCCAACACTCGCGCATCGTGTGTACTTCCCTCCCATCCAGCATACACTAGATGAAGCGCATGTCATGGTCACAAACTGCCAGAACATTCTGTGATTGCCACCCGTGCCGATTTGTATATGCCATTTGCTCGCCTGTCGGAGGACAAGCTGAGATGTGGGTACCATCCATCGCTCCCACGGCATCCTAATAtgtgtaaaaaatatatataatcaacTTTCTAGAATCGTCTtactaaatcaagccaaaaaTCACTTATGCTTTCCACATTACCTTGAACCATGGATAAAAATTAGTTGAGTTTGCAATTCGTGGATGAACTGCAGTCTGGTCACCCGGTCGTATTATTTCAGCTGCAAATAGACACAGGCCTCGGAGCACCTTTTTTATATTTCGATTAATCGTCTCGATGGATCGATcaaaaattgtccccaagacACGGTGCATATGCTTGTGGCTGACCAACATTAAAGGTCATAGCAAGCGCCTCCTGTATGGGCACGCGCTGTTGGTAATTGTGTGGAACGTATTGTCTCTCGACAAGGATATTGGACAGCAGCAA
It includes:
- the LOC113704516 gene encoding uncharacterized protein; protein product: MAWNNRRGARGRNADRMRQDEEDEALLLMSASLMLMHPSLAHVDNNQPLPQHDGSFTDRQWVESVLYGHHRRSIDNMRITVDNFLLLSNILVERQYVPHNYQQRVPIQEALAMTFNVAEIIRPGDQTAVHPRIANSTNFYPWFKDAVGAMDGTHISACPPTVYAGWEGSTHDARVLESALAYPSDFPLPQPGRYYLVDAAYKNAPGFMPPYKNVGSESPAKALFNTRHSQLRNVIERTFGVLKKRFKWLKGPVDNFYMSTQISIVIACCALHNFLRMHQPEDAHFQRFESEDVHLNEEPEIGWLVPQPFALNVSPAELAEWKAKRDYIATQMYAARGRRRR